The DNA region CTCTACATACAAATAcagaaaattaaaagtaaataaataagtttcCTAACTTCATGGACGTTAAGctactattgttgttgttattcgGCAAACTAATTATAAGAGTGATATTATACATACTTTCAATTTCTACTCtacatttcataattaaaaaaaaaaaaaaaagagtggttAATAGTTTTTGgagttaatacctccattggtcctccgagtattagcgatataCCAGCGGTGGTCCCTCGTCTTTAAAACGACCAGGAGTCGTCCTCtgtctttttcaaaataaccacccgtggtcctcCCGTTAGCTTTTCTGTCAAAAGGGTGTTAAGTTGGAGGACAAATGTGTCCTTTCATCATTCTCTAAgctactcttcttcttcttcacctaAACCAGACGGATTTCTTCTTTTCCACCACAGTTTTCAACCTAAGTTCTCCATGGATTATTTctaacacaaaaacaaaatttcttgCTCATTAGTCTTAGAAAATAAAGCAGCAATAACATAAAAAAGAAGTCAGGTAACATACTTACATGGGAGACGCCTGTGGATCGTTGGAGGAGAGGAGACGCCTGTGCTGGGTTTCGATTTCCGGCCGGTATCTCTCTCTCTAACCCTTTTTTTTTCGTCGTCAATAGAGCAGTAGCAGATTCCGGGGTGGTGGTGTTTATGGCAGTGGCTGCAGTTCGCGGTGGAAGGTCAGCTTGTGTCACCTGTTGTTCTCGCCGGAGAGCGGAACAGCGAGGGACCAGCAAACTTAACTGAGGACCATTCCATCAACGGTCAGGGGAGATGGGAACCGGTCGACAGAGAGGGGAATAGCGACACCATTCCAGCAAAGAACAACGAGGGAGTCGCCACAGTTGGTTGCGGTTCACGGTGGAAGGTGAAAAACGAGAGGGAGAGAGCTCGCATGGGTAGAAGTCATGCCGGTCAGCTTGTGTCGCCTGTTGTTCTCGCCGGAGAAGGGAACCCGGGTCGACAGAGAGGGGCATAGCGACACCATTCCAGCAAAGAACAACGAGGGAGTCGCCACTGTTTGTTGCGGTTCGCGGTGTAAGGTGAAAAACAAGAGGGAGAGAGCTCGCTGTGCAGGAACCTAGGGTGGAAACATTGGAATAATGGATCATGCACTCGTCGTACCCTCCGAATGCCTCCTTCTGATTGGGACACGACTGCAACGTCTTTCGACGTGCATCCTCAACGCAACTATGACATATCGCCCATGGAAGCATCCGGCTCAACGTCACCTCTGCATAGCACGACGGCGCTCACCCTGTCGAGAGGTTAGACAAGAGGGACGAAAGAAGTGTGTTAAGTTTGGTGTGGTATATGCTGTTCTGTGTGAAATTATTTTCACTTGCTCCGCATATTGAGTACCGGAGATCAGGCTGTGCTGTTGATAACAGGATGATACGTATAGGAAAACCAAACATTTCTGGACATGATTTCAAACACGTAAGTATGTGAATATAAAACCCAAAATTTTCTTCCTTTAGGTATTCCAGGAATGTAAGGACATGATTTCAAACACGTAACAGTGTCCTCCGTCGCGTCGTTCTGGTATTTCGGGAACGGCAAGTCCATGATGCTCGCGAATTGTATGTTCCGGAGCGGAGGTTGTTTCATTTTATTAAGGAATCACGACAATCTAAGCTCTAAATCAATCATGAAACTCAAATGTGCAGTGAGAACGCACCTGGGAGCGAACGAGGAAGCGTTCAGCTGTTGTTCAGGTGAAAATGCCAATGGTCCATGAGTATAGCtgaaaagacaattttgccctcaGATTTAACACCATTTTGACAGCAAACTTAACGGAGGATCACGGGTGGTAAATTTTTTAAACTAGAAGGACGTCTTGTGGTCGTTTTAAAGACGAGGGACCACAcctggtaaatcgctaatactcgaaggatcattggaggtattaactcatagTTTTGTTACcctttttcttttatcaataaaatcatGACACGAGATGACTAACTAGAGTTTTATTATTACTTCATGATAGTCCATATATcatttttcatttagaaaaaaGAGTGGTCAATAGTTTTCATTACTCTCTTTTTCTTCTACCAGTCATCACTTACATGAGAGcgttgttctcatttgaacccacctgtgtatgtgtgtgtgtaagttaaaaaaaaaaaatttaacttgATTCACATTACAATGTAAATCATGGTCTATGGCATATAACCAAATCAAATATGAATGCATGTTTATTATAACATTATTGTATGTTCATATAAATTGATCAATCATCACTTAaacattttttgtataaataaaatcaaagtataaaaaataaattgttaaaaaattctcgttgaatttttttaaacaacacacataatgatatttttttcaatatatcaTTTCAATAATTGTGTGGTGAACCTACAATAGTGAGTTAATGCACCTATAGTAATGGCTTATTGAACTTGTAATGGTAATTTAATGAACTTATAGTAGTAACTTAATGTACTTGAAATAGTGACATAAATAACCTATAGTAATAAATTGATGAACTAACAGTAGTGACTTAATAAACTGCAAGCTAATATTTTgccaaattttttaaataattttttcaactaaaaaaatatataaacgtTGAAGCCTTAGTTTACTGGAGGGCGAAGGCTTCGTGAAGCCTTGCTGCTAAGCAATAAAAGTTGTGAAGCAGTAAGGGTGCTTCGAAGCCTTAATGTTTTGAGCAGTAAGGGAGCAACAATATTGTTCATTGTATTACTTACTGCTCTTGTCATTTGCTGTTGTATCACATTTATTGTTATAACGTACTAAAAATGTGAGTTAATCTTGATTAGTTTAGTAATTAATACTGATTAATTCTAATTTATCTTAgaattaaaatttgttaattttggaagttacatttaaattttaaatttaattttgaaatgtcATGAATGCTAATGAATATTTAATTCCCTATAAATATTTGGGTTGGGTAGAATgtttaaaaacttttgaatatctaaaattatgattttcaCTCATATGAACTTTCTCTACTCTTTTAAATTCTACCAACACTCCCTGCTCAAATATAAGTCTGAGTCTATGTTTGGTAgtatttaaaagattttttttttttttttatagaaaaagaGGGAATAAAATCCGaggaaaaaattacaaaatgtcCACCCTCCGCTCGCGGAATCCTCCTATGCaaataaattactttttaaataagTTACAAATTCTGTTTGATAGTATTTAAAAGCTTATAGTTTACTTTACAAATAAGTTACAAATTCTGTTTGATAAAATATGAAGAATTTTTGGAGGATGATATATGATACTCCGTAATTGataagaaatataataattgataGCAAATTTCCctcaaaataaaacaattggGGAAACAAATAGAGAGTTTAGAAAAATGAAGCCCCAACTTGCAAACCTATATAATAAAGCTCTACAGATACAGATTTTTCCGCACAGCGCTTTTGGCGAGAGAAAGTCTCCGACTCTCAACACTCTATCGCTGTCTCTACAGAAGCCTTAGCGTAAAAACTCCGACCGAAAGGAACTTTCGATTCAATTCAATGGCGAACAGCAATCTTCCCCGTAGAATCATCAAGGTAACGTATCTCTGTTCCGTCTCCGATCTTCTGTTTGTCTTTCAGTTCCGCTTCTGATTCAGCTGCAAACTTGGATTCTGAATTCATTTGCTCCGTATATTGCATCTCCGTTTTAGTTAGGGTTTTGTTATTCTGATCTCTCTTTCGTTTCGATCTCAATTTCATCACTTTTCCTTTTCATCTTTCAGGAAACACAGCGCCTCCTCAGCGAACCAggtaactctctctctctctctctctctctctctctctctctatctctctctattTTGTGCGTGTGTTATATATATCACACTTGAATACAGGCATATGTATATACTGCATGCGTTTGTGTTGAATTTTGGGCTATCTTGCTTGGGATGATTTTATGTTAAGTTTTAGCTCTCAAGGAATTAATTCTTAGCTTTGCCTTGCAATGTCCGTTTGTGTAAATGTCTCCCTAATTATCCAAATGTAATTATTTAGGCTTTGGTTGTTATTCTATTCTCTTTTTTGGGGGGTATATGATATGAAATTAATATTGTGGAGTTAAGTTAGTTGTTTGTAATAAGTGCTTCTATTTGAGTGCAGCACCTGGAATAAGTGCTTCTCCCTCGGAAGAAAACATGCGGTATTTTAATGTCATGATTCTTGGTCCAACACAGTCTCCCTATGAAGGTAATCAGTTTTTCTTTTGACTAGATGGTTTGTGAATTTTGTGTCAGTTATGTTTTTGGGTTTCATGTGTTCTATAACTTGATTTCTATCTGTTGACTAAGTGAGGCTGCAAAAACTGAAGCTTTCAATTTGAAATGTTGACAATTAGTCTAGTTcttgaatattaattaattttgtagtCTAATTTGAGTGTAAATGTTTGTGATCAAATAGGtacaattttagaaattaaatgtTAACCTTTTTTTAATTCCTTCTACTGGGAGAAAGACTGAAAGAGTAAGGGTAAAATATGTTTTGCTAGTTTAGTGCTGATCTAGCAATGAGAAAAATTAACAATGTTAATAGTATTTAGGTTGTGGCACATCTGCATTGTTGTTATGTTTAAATGTGTAGCAGTCCTGCAAATACTTGATTACCTTCTGCTAGACTCTCCTCAACTATTCATTGGTTTAATTCCATTGCATGGTTTTCCACTGTAGGAGGTGTTTTCAAGCTGGAATTATTTTTACCTGAAGAATACCCAATGGCTGCTCCTAAGGTATTCCAATACATTTTGTTATGTCAAAGACTTGCTTGGTCAGTTTATTGGGGCAGAATATAATCTGACTGCTTGGCTAGCTGTTGACTATAGAGTTCCACTACTTGCTCTCTACATGCATATTAGCATCCTGGTTCCCATTACTGTGATGAATCTTAGAGCTAGGTATGCAATATTTATGTTTGTATGTGTGTACTTACTGGATTGTCCATGCATTTGTTTAACCTAAATACCTAATGGTGTCATTCAGATGGTGCACCTGATTTGCACTTTTCTATTTTGCTCACCTGAATTTCCATTGCAGACCAAGTAGTGCCTATCTATATTTGGTGCCTGCTATTTATATGTTATGATAAGTGCATCATTTTTGCCTTATTTTAGGTAACAATGCCAGTTATAGAAATTGAACATCTATTCTTCAATTTGTTCATGCAATGTTACTGAGGCTTAAAGTGATCTGTCTAATCTTTTTTACACACTTTATTCTCTCTAATTTTGTCCCCTCCGCAATGTTATCAAaggaacaaaacaaaaccataGTGAGCATACCAAACTGTATTTCTGTATTATGTTGGGAAATTTTTGGGTAGAAGATGCTTTTAATGttctttttagaaaataaataataataataataataatttcctcAATGTTTTCATGATCACACGTAGCGTAACTGCAgtaaaactttcttcttttttttcaccGACTTAAATGTATTGGATATTTGCTGAACTTAATGGGGATAGCTTTTAAGAAGTCCTGAAGATTCAATTTCAGTTTGAGGATCTGAAGTTAGCGAGCTTCTATACATTTTTCAGTGTTTTTGAATCATAATGTTGTTTCATCATATTTTACTTCTATGAAGACAAGTCATTGGGATACTATTTTCTGCATCCCCCTTCCCAGGTGATTTTGAGATAACCATCATTCATATTTTACATTTGACAGGTTCGGTTCCTCACCAAAATCTACCACCCTAACATTGATAAGGTTTGTTATAATTGCtttgtcattttacattttgactTGAAAGATTACTTGCCTTTTTACAGATTGAAACTTTGTGTGCAGCTTGGAAGGATCTGTCTTGATATTCTTAAAGACAAATGGAGTCCTGCTCTTCAGATACGCACTGTGCTTTTGAGGTATTGATTGATTGAAGTTTCTAGTATCTCAATGGTTTTACTGACTTCACATTATGTGTAAATAAGTTGTCTGTGagcaaaaaaaaagagattgatGAGACATAAAAGTCAGCGTAATGGTTGTTTTGGTTGAAGAAAAGAGACTTACCTGCTTTAGACTAGAAAATTTATACGTTTGTTGTATTGCACACTGATTACAATTGCCAAGGTGATGCAATTTGAATTCTGTGTTTAGTATTCAAGCACTTTTAAGTGCTCCAAATCCAGATGACCCGCTATCTGAAAACATTGCGAAGCATTGGAAGACAAATGAGGCCGAAGCTGTTGAAACAGGTGGGTGCACTCACAGTTTAGAATTTTGCACGTTGAACACAAAAGAAAAGAACCATTCGTTTACTATTACTATAATTTAcgtttatttatgttatttattattgattgCAGCAAAGGAATGGACACGCCTGTATGCTAGCGGTGCCTGAAGTTAGTTTGTTGAAGTGGAAATGGTGCGATAAATAACAAAATGTGCAATGTATTATATCAAGTGTCTGATTAAATGTTGCCAAGGATGCTTGGTTCaaattggaatatatatattcatcctGGCTACAACAGGATAATTGTTTCCTTGCCATGAAGAAGTTGTACAATTAAATGGTGCATTCTGTTTTCATCATCTCTGCAAAAAAGCTATATAATGTCTCACAATTACTATTTGGCCAGCTTGTGTGTTCTTCTGTGGTACCAGGTCTCTCAGGCCGCAAGGGCATTTAAAGAAATTCAGCCCTTACACTTCCCTTGCTTATTCACTTTCTTTATGGGTAGTTCTTGCATGAATCTATTTATAGAAAAGAACATATTTAATGCACGCCAGTAAAATTTGCTGAAATAATGATTGTCGTAAAAGTCGATTGCCTCTATCTTTTCTAGCAAATCACCGCCGGCTTAGccatttgtttttccttttattttttatttttaaaataataataataatattgttacaTTAGCATTTTATCTAACAAGCTATTTGGTTTAATTACATCAAAATGAAcctaattgttttgtttttatataaagtTCAAGGACTAGCATCCCAACTTTTTTGTTTAAGGGTTTTTTTAGGTCAGGTGGGAAATAGTAGAAAgaaagagaaggggaaaaaagaaaaatcgtCAGTTATGCGTTTAACATGAATGTTGAGTGCGATTGGTTTGCAAGATGTGCACCACCttgcatgatttcttttttttttttttttgaaagccatgatttcttttaatatggtgaaacttgcaaaaaaaaattcaaattactaCAACATACACTCTCTTCTCCCCCTACCTTCCCTTAAACAACTACGAACTTTGACATAGGTGAGAGACGAAAAGATGAGAGAAAGGGTTGTCTCTCCGAACGCTACATAAAATAAATGGGAAATTGACAGAAATGAGCAAATTTCATGGATATTTGACCAAAATgggaaactttaaaaagttgtacAAAAGTAAGAAAAACTCGTTTAGAAAATGAGTTTCTTGTCAAAAACGCAATTCCCAAACGAGTTTCTAGAatttccacaaaaaaaaaaaaaaaaaaaatcatcagtCAACGTGAAAAGCAAGTACTATGAGAATttctgaaaaaaattataaacaattcacCACTTGCCAGTATTACGAGAAACACTAGTCCCACTTTtgtacaactttttaaaaaatttcatttttatcaaatatcTTTGAAATTCGTCCCTCTCAGTCAATTTCCCAAAATAAAACAGTGGGCAACCCTGTTGCTTGGGTTGACCGGACCGGCCAAACTGCAAAGCTGCAATTACCCAATTCGAAGGGTAGGGTGTGTATTAGACAGACGTCAACAGCCACTACATATATAAGCATTTATATATCATCATCTCCTTCATTCACTAGTTGGaagttagttagttagttaggTGTATAAATGCTCACATCATATCATTTCTATCTAATCtgcattcattcattcaacCCTCCACTAGACGACTCTTACTTCATCCACACCTAATTAAAACACGGAGGGAGGAGTGGACGACCATACTTCTTCACAAACTATATTCGATTTGAAATCTCGCTTGACGGGACTGAATCAATGTGACAAAGAGTataagtgtattttttttttttttagaacaggGGTATAGTATTTAAAACCTAATACTTATCCTTACCCACAAAAGGTGAAATCTCTCGCTCTAAGGACTTTCCTATTTCATAAAATCGGTCAAAGTACATGTGAGGTCCCTATActatattttgttcaatttaatcaTTGTACTTAAAAAAGTGGTACAACTAAAAACAATAGTTAGGCTAACCCCAATAGTGTGTTTTGGAACAGTAAAAGCCGATTCATTGCATTTTTAACAAATGGGAAAGGGTGTTTTATTTTGGGTTCTTTCTCCAGCAAATGGGAGTTTTTGCAGGTTATGGTGGACCCCACTAGAAAAGGGAGCTGAAAAAATGAGGCGCAGATTTCGCGCCCAGGCGGGCGCGTGCactatcttttattttattttattttttacttttttcagttttttttttgttttgttttgttttttccttatATTTTTTCCTCCACCCCTATTTTCCCTTTCCTAATAACACTTACAAaaaccgcaaattatattgtggaccatggtccataatgcattgtgcaccatggtcatggctgatactgtagttgtgttgaacggatacttcagttgtgttgaactgatactgcagttgtgttgaaaggacaCTGCAGTTGTgcagaacagaggtcgttcatccattcaagacaactgcagtatcctttcaacacaagtatttgttcaacacaactgcaatatcaattcaacacaactgcagttccagacagatgaaacggcctctgttccgcgcaactgcagttccctttcaacacaattacagtatccgttcaacacaattgcagtatcaatcatgacccatggtccacagtgcattgtggaccatggttcacggTATAACTACtgtacaaaaacttctcaaaaaccacACCCAAGTTTAACCATTGAGAAAGGCCTTAATGTTGTTAATATGACCTTTAACTTAGCTGATGTGACACTTACATTATCTTTGCCCCCATCATGATATTTACATGCtaactcatatattattttataaatatttaaactaattatttttagcaccaatatatttcattaatatgtccaaaataaataatgatattaatataatatatccaATCTGGTTTCCGGCAATTGGTTTCCTTGCCGGAAACCAAACCAATGCTCTGGTCTAGTTTCCGGCTTGGGAAACCAGTccaatgttatttttttttaataaatttattgtttGGGTTTATACATGAAGTCATATTTATTGTATGTTAAAGATTTGAAGATTACACCGTCCTAGACAAGTTAAAATTCTCTTCGCATTATTATGGAATGTTAAAGTATACAATTTTGCTCATTTTCctgttcattttctgaaaaatgaactaaacacacaaaaacaGTTTTCTTTTGTGCAGCCAAACAcgagaaatgaaaatgttttctagagaagtcattttcttgctcTCCAAACTGTCACATCATATAGTAGTGCTTAACCAGCAGGGTATggttttgatgcaaaaaaaagAGATGGGGAAAGATGTATTCACCCTTCCATAATGAGCAGATGAGATgttcttaattaattagggCATGCAATGTTGAAGATTAAAGAGGGAAGAAATGGATAAAGAAGAATTAATGGGACAACTATACAACAAGATAATGAGTAATGACTCGTATCAATCACCACACAAACTTCAGAGACTACCTTCTTCCACTGGTAACtggaaattaaataaagtaGTGTCTTCAATTCATTGCCCTTGCTTCTTCATTAATGCCAGCTTGGCCCAAGGTTTTAGATTCAAACCTTTTTCAAAAAAGGGAATTAAGAGATCaagaaccaaaaacaaaaacaaagggtTTAGTTCAAAGTCTATGTCTAGGGGAGCAAATGAGATTTTTATTGATTGTAAATCATCCAAGGTTACAAGCATCATATTTATAAACAACCCTAACGGTACATTTACGAAATTATTGCCCCCACACCCCCAACTCGCTCAACAAACCTAGTTCGAGTTCAAACCACGGAGACAGGTGTTGTTGCTCCATTCCCCTCCACTTAAGGGGCAAATATGGCAATGCAGCATACAGAAATCGAGACCGATTGCTATATTAAAACAATGCAAAAACAAGCCAAGTCCAATATACAAGCATatgaaacaagaaaaaaaatgaaaaattttattgATGGAAAGGTTGAACAACacaatatcaatatcaataacACATACTATTCATCCTTCTTTCACTAATCCATCAGACATCCAATCTCCCTCAATGGCCTGCAAagattttgtatatattatcatatatatacatgtttagATCCTCATCTAATTGCCAGCCAGCCAGCCAACCATCTCTTCTCTCGGTCTTCTAAATGTCTAGCTAATAAAGggggaggaggaagaagaatttgaag from Ipomoea triloba cultivar NCNSP0323 chromosome 6, ASM357664v1 includes:
- the LOC116021679 gene encoding ubiquitin-conjugating enzyme E2 36, which encodes MANSNLPRRIIKETQRLLSEPAPGISASPSEENMRYFNVMILGPTQSPYEGGVFKLELFLPEEYPMAAPKVRFLTKIYHPNIDKLGRICLDILKDKWSPALQIRTVLLSIQALLSAPNPDDPLSENIAKHWKTNEAEAVETAKEWTRLYASGA